The proteins below come from a single Malus sylvestris chromosome 3, drMalSylv7.2, whole genome shotgun sequence genomic window:
- the LOC126614692 gene encoding uncharacterized protein LOC126614692: protein MDEGDGADQMGQFHRNEAISAVADDGFLAEEDDDYEDLYNDVNVGEGFYQSMRKNEDVGFRNEVVEEKKVEVESPDVAPSESQGGLIPRSGEETCGGGGGGDGGVRGSAYNNQNLGFRGNDMGMKGSDGLGPVGGGGGGAIRVELGQASSKKKEFEQQSGNNSSVGVQGIVAQQPPQQLQQQHQPQSHPQQQQLHGPAAGGNVGNEGMLRQAGSVGGGNMNGIGGNSGPGGGFGGATGGGAGTILFVGDLHWWTTDAELEAELCKYGPVKEVKFFDEKASGKSKGYCQVEFYDPNSATACKEGMHGHVFNGRPCVVAFASPFSVKRMGEAQVNRNQQVTQTAVPQIGGKRGSNEAGNKTGGSNISTGGNYQGGDNNRGYGRGNWGRGNTQGMGNRGPVGPRNRGAMNGRGIMGNGGNGFGQGIGATPPMMHPQSMMGQGFDPAFGGPMGRMGSYGGFPGAPTPPFSGILSSFPPVGNVGLPGVAPHVNPAFFGRGMPMNGMGMMPTSGVDGPNMGMWSDPSMGGWAGEEHGGGRAGESSYGEEAASDHQYGEVSHDRGGAWPNAMKEKDRGSERDWSGSSDRRYRDDRDQGYERDEPREKEVAHDHDFSERRYRDDVDVSRERDRERDRGRERSRDHDRERDKNRERDRDRHREDRDRYADHHKYRDREQEHDDEWERGRSSRHSKARVTQEDDRRSRSRDADYGKRRRLTSE from the coding sequence ATGGATGAAGGGGACGGGGCTGATCAGATGGGTCAGTTCCACCGCAACGAGGCGATCTCGGCGGTGGCCGACGATGGTTTTTTGGCCGAGGAGGACGACGATTATGAGGACCTTTACAACGACGTCAATGTCGGCGAGGGGTTTTATCAGTCTATGAGAAAGAACGAGGATGTAGGGTTTAGGAATGAGGTGGTGGAGgagaagaaagttgaggttgaGTCACCAGATGTTGCTCCGTCGGAATCTCAAGGTGGTCTGATACCCCGTAGTGGTGAGGAGACctgtgggggtgggggtgggggtgatGGAGGGGTTAGAGGTTCTGCGTATAATAATCAGAATCTAGGGTTTAGAGGGAACGATATGGGTATGAAAGGGAGTGATGGGTTGGGTCCCGTTGGGGGTGGGGGAGGAGGTGCGATTAGGGTTGAATTAGGGCAGGCATCCAGTAAGAAGAAAGAGTTTGAGCAACAAAGTGGGAATAATAGTAGTGTTGGGGTGCAAGGGATTGTTGCTCAGCAGCCGCCGCAACAATTGCAACAACAACATCAACCACAATCTCATCCGCAACAGCAACAGTTACATGGCCCTGCTGCTGGTGGGAATGTGGGGAATGAGGGCATGTTGAGGCAAGCTGGTAGTGTTGGAGGTGGTAATATGAACGGGATTGGTGGGAATAGTGGTCCGGGAGGAGGATTTGGTGGTGCCACTGGTGGTGGAGCGGGGACAATATTGTTTGTGGGTGATTTGCATTGGTGGACTACTGATGCAGAGCTGGAGGCAGAGTTATGTAAGTATGGACCTGTTAAGGAAGTGAAGTTTTTCGATGAGAAAGCAAGTGGAAAGTCAAAAGGGTATTGTCAGGTTGAGTTTTATGATCCTAATTCTGCCACGGCCTGCAAGGAAGGAATGCATGGTCATGTGTTTAATGGGCGCCCATGCGTTGTAGCATTCGCATCACCATTTAGTGTTAAGAGAATGGGGGAGGCTCAAGTAAATAGGAACCAGCAGGTAACCCAAACTGCAGTGCCTCAAATTGGTGGGAAGAGGGGGTCCAATGAAGCCGGGAATAAAACTGGTGGGAGTAACATTTCAACTGGCGGGAATTATCAAGGTGGGGATAACAATAGAGGTTATGGGAGAGGTAACTGGGGGAGAGGTAATACACAGGGTATGGGAAATAGAGGACCAGTCGGACCAAGGAATAGGGGTGCGATGAATGGAAGGGGTATAATGGGTAATGGTGGAAATGGGTTTGGGCAAGGTATTGGTGCAACCCCTCCTATGATGCACCCTCAGTCAATGATGGGTCAGGGTTTTGATCCAGCTTTTGGTGGACCAATGGGGAGAATGGGAAGTTATGGAGGCTTTCCTGGTGCTCCTACGCCTCCTTTCTCAGGAATCTTGTCTTCATTTCCACCTGTGGGGAATGTTGGGCTACCTGGAGTGGCACCTCATGTGAATCCTGCATTTTTTGGAAGAGGAATGCCCATGAATGGAATGGGAATGATGCCTACATCAGGTGTTGATGGGCCTAATATGGGTATGTGGTCCGACCCTAGTATGGGTGGATGGGCAGGTGAAGAGCATGGTGGTGGCAGAGCTGGGGAGTCTAGTTATGGCGAGGAAGCTGCTTCTGACCATCAATATGGTGAGGTTAGTCATGATAGAGGAGGTGCTTGGCCAAATGCCATGAAGGAGAAAGATAGAGGTTCAGAGAGGGACTGGTCTGGATCTTCTGATAGAAGATATCGTGATGATAGGGATCAGGGATATGAGAGAGATGAGCCTAGAGAGAAAGAGGTGGCTCATGACCATGACTTCTCTGAAAGAAGGTATCGTGATGATGTTGATGTTAGTCGAGAACGGGATAGAGAGCGTGATAGGGGTCGGGAACGTTCTCGAGATCATGATCGTGAACGTGATAAAAATCGTGAACGAGACCGTGACAGACACAGGGAAGACAGAGACAGATATGCTGATCATCACAAGTACAGAGACCGTGAGCAGGAACATGATGATGAATGGGAACGGGGACGGTCATCCAGGCATAGTAAGGCACGGGTAACTCAAGAGGATGATCGTCGGTCAAGATCAAGGGATGCTGATTATGGGAAGAGAAGGCGGCTTACTTCTGAGTAA